The DNA sequence AGGCGGCAGATTTCGACTGTTGCGCAATAAGATGACGCGCTTTCTGGCAGCTGGTGAAAATAGACGCTGCCGTATGTTTACGCAATAAAGACGTTATTCAATCTCTTACCCAGCCTTTACGAATAGGTAAAGCAAACAGCAAGCGGTAAAGCGCAGAGATATTTTGTAGTAAACGTCGGCCACAGAAATGCCAGGCGACCTGAGCAAACAGGCAGGAGAGCATTCCCAGCAGCAGGCCGCCCAGCATATCCAGCGGCCAGTGAACACCCAGGAAAATTCGTGACCAGGCAATCAGTATGCCAGCCAGCATCAGTACCGCGCCGGACCAGGCCCGGTGCCAACACAGGAAGGCAATAGCAAAAGTAAAAATGATGGTGCCATGATTGCTGGGATAGGAATCACTCGGCGTGTGGGCCAAAAATTGATGACCAAAGCCAATAACAAACGGTCGTGGATGAGGATATAAATTGCCGATACACCATGAGATAGCCATGCCGTATGCAAGCGCAATTGCCGTTTTCAACACCAGTTCACGCTGCGATTTCACCTGACTTTGCGCGCCCCAAAACCACATAGCC is a window from the Pantoea sp. CCBC3-3-1 genome containing:
- the ybjG gene encoding undecaprenyl-diphosphate phosphatase codes for the protein MEALNRTLFLWINATPDTPGWLISLAIFIAKDLIAVVPVLIVAMWFWGAQSQVKSQRELVLKTAIALAYGMAISWCIGNLYPHPRPFVIGFGHQFLAHTPSDSYPSNHGTIIFTFAIAFLCWHRAWSGAVLMLAGILIAWSRIFLGVHWPLDMLGGLLLGMLSCLFAQVAWHFCGRRLLQNISALYRLLFALPIRKGWVRD